The following nucleotide sequence is from Gammaproteobacteria bacterium.
TTCGGTCGGGGTGGTGAAGAGATTGCGGACCTGGTGCGTGAAAAAATCCCCTTCCAGGTCATACCCGATATAACCGCTGCATCGGGTTGTGCCGCCTATGCCGGTATACCACTTACCCACCGTGACTACGCGCAATCGTGTGTTTTTGTAACTGGCCATCTAAAAGATGGTCAGCTCGATCTCAACTGGTCTGCGCTTTGCCAGCCTGGCCAGACAGTGGTCGTCTATATGAGTCTGACCGGTCTTGAGACACTGTGCAGCGAGATGATCAAGCATGGCGCGGATGGAGATTTACCGGCTGCATTAATTCAACAGGGTACAACACGGAACCAGAAAGTCATTACAGGCACACTGGCGACCCTGCCTGGTACAGTAAGCA
It contains:
- a CDS encoding SAM-dependent methyltransferase — encoded protein: FGRGGEEIADLVREKIPFQVIPDITAASGCAAYAGIPLTHRDYAQSCVFVTGHLKDGQLDLNWSALCQPGQTVVVYMSLTGLETLCSEMIKHGADGDLPAALIQQGTTRNQKVITGTLATLPGTVSSGDIKPPTLLVIGHVVGLHSDLAWYNPDDCNPDTDTETNLHAKSDFSR